In a genomic window of Sulfurovum xiamenensis:
- the rplQ gene encoding 50S ribosomal protein L17, whose translation MRHKHGYRKLNRTSAHRAALLKNLSIALTKEGRIETTLPKAKELRSYFEKLITKASSGDFNAHRAIFAMLQHKECTNTIVNEIAPKYADRNGGYTRIIKTRMRKGDSAPMAIIELV comes from the coding sequence ATGAGACATAAGCATGGTTACCGTAAATTAAACAGAACGTCTGCTCATAGAGCGGCGCTTCTTAAAAACCTATCAATTGCTTTGACAAAAGAGGGTAGAATTGAGACTACATTGCCAAAAGCTAAAGAGCTTAGAAGTTATTTTGAAAAGCTTATCACGAAAGCTTCTTCTGGTGATTTTAATGCACACAGAGCAATTTTTGCAATGTTACAACACAAAGAGTGTACAAATACGATTGTAAACGAAATCGCACCAAAGTATGCAGACAGAAACGGTGGATATACAAGAATTATTAAAACACGTATGAGAAAAGGTGATTCAGCACCTATGGCAATTATCGAACTCGTATAA
- a CDS encoding NifU family protein, producing MIPFTDEELEPAVMNVIDKVRPSIKLDGGDIALIAIKDGRVFVQLQGACVGCGSSGTTIKFGVERQMQTLIHPEITVVNVPAGFEDKLDQL from the coding sequence TTGATACCATTTACAGATGAAGAACTAGAACCTGCCGTAATGAACGTAATAGACAAGGTAAGACCTTCTATCAAACTTGATGGAGGGGATATAGCATTGATCGCCATTAAAGATGGAAGAGTCTTTGTACAGCTTCAAGGCGCATGTGTTGGTTGCGGCAGTTCAGGTACAACGATCAAGTTCGGTGTAGAGAGACAAATGCAAACACTGATTCACCCTGAGATCACTGTAGTCAATGTACCTGCAGGTTTTGAAGACAAATTGGATCAATTGTAA